One Triplophysa rosa linkage group LG21, Trosa_1v2, whole genome shotgun sequence DNA segment encodes these proteins:
- the LOC130545284 gene encoding zinc finger protein 184-like: MAIPNFKDYFYAAQVQQVAQHVSQKQHEKKDQLTVSTAMSVMMVQVDVMCCKSVGTDLSMLDIDDLMTEICQLKKEVKLLETKLRERDQLNRKDVCGVSLCDQTSPDLLLSVCNEEQKTSVKLLDCEMELKTQIKEEQTDEDDVFYSDLMEVKEEKPHHLIIGEESLSCLNTEQNFSPKMSQIAATDKKVSCTCPQCGKIFTRKSKLNRHIKIHTGERPYRCDQCGMTFSRNFHLQRHMKIHTGERSYKCDQCGRTFTRKDHLNDHMRLHNGEKPYRCDQCGMTFSRNFHLQRHMKIHTGERSYKCDQCGRTFTRKDHLNDHMRLHNGEKPYRCDQCGKMFFYKAMLQAHMRRHTEEKSQNCSSCERSFKYSKCLETHRKKCCKVHPHETVWIRRSLRSSAVT, from the exons ATGGCAATACCCAATTTCAAAGATTACTTTTATGCAGCCCAAG TCCAGCAGGTGGCGCAACACGTGTCACAGAAACAGCACGAGAAGAAAGATCAGCTCACAGTTTCAACAGCA ATGTCCGTCATGATGGTGCAGGTGGATGtgatgtgctgtaaatcagtaGGAACTGATCTGTCTatgctggatattgatgatttgatgacagaaatctgtcagctgaagaaagaggtgaAGTTACTGGAGACAaaactcagagagagagaccaaCTCAACAGAAAG GATGTATGTGGTGTTTCTCTCTGTGATCAAACATCTCCAGATCTTCTGCTTTCTGTCTGTAATGAAGAGCAGAAGACATCAGTGAAGCTGCTGGACTGTGAGATGGAGctgaaaacacaaatcaaagaagaacagacagatgaagatgatgtgttttattctg ACCTGATGGAGGTGAAGGAGGAAAAACCTCATCATCTCATAATTGGAGAAGAATCTCTGAGCTGCTTGAACACTGAACAGAATTTCTCACCAAAAATGAGTCAAATAGCAGCAACAGATAAAAAAGTGTCTTGTACCtgccctcagtgtggaaagatcTTCACTCGTAAATCCAAACTTAATAGACACATaaaaattcacactggagaacggCCGTACAGATGTGATCAGTGTGGAATGACCTTCAGTCGTAACTTCCACCttcagagacacatgaaaattcacactggagaaagaTCTTATAAATGTGACCAGTGTGGAAGGACCTTTACTCGTAAAGACCACCTTAATGACCACATGAGACTTCACAATGGAGAAAAGCCTTACAGATGTGATCAGTGTGGAATGACCTTCAGTCGTAACTTCCACCttcagagacacatgaaaattcacactggagaaagaTCTTATAAATGTGACCAGTGTGGAAGGACCTTTACTCGTAAAGACCACCTTAATGACCACATGAGACTTCACAATGGAGAAAAGCCTTACAGATgtgatcagtgtggaaagatgTTCTTTTATAAAGCCATGCTTCAAGCTCACATGAGACGTCACACAGAAGAGaaatctcaaaactgctcctcATGTGAACGGAGTTTTAAATATTCGAAATGTCTTGAGACTCACAGGAAGAAGTGTTGTAAAGTTCATCCACATGAAACTGTTTGGATCAGAAGATCCCTGAGATCATCTGCAGTAACTTAG